Within the Naumovozyma castellii chromosome 1, complete genome genome, the region TTCAAATCCagattccaagaaaatttgaTCTAGACCTTCTTTTTCAGCTTGCAATTTGACCAAACCAGAACCTGGAACAACCATAGCTTGCAAGATGTTATCAGCTAACTTGTGACCTTTAACTACTGCAGCAGCGTTTCTCAAATCTTCAATACGTGCATTAGTACAGGAACCAATGAAAACcttatcaattttaataCTTTTCAATGGAGTATTTGGTTCAAGACCCATATATTGCAAGGCTCTCTCCATACCTGACTTTTTGATTGGATCAGTTTCCTTTGCTGGGTCTGGAACAGAACCGGAAATTGGCAAGGCATCTTGTGGAGAAGTACCCCAAGTAATGGTTGGAATCACATCTTCAGCCTTGATTGTGACAATATGATCAAACTGAGCACCTTCATCAGTGTTCAAAGTTCTCCAGTATTTCAAAgccttttcaaattctttaccCTTTGGAGCCAATGGTCTTCCCTTaacatattcaaaagtCTTTTCATCAGGCTTAATCATACCAGCTCTTGCACCAGCTTCAATGGCCATATTACACATGGACATACGTGCTTCCATAGACAAAGCTTCAATTGCGTCACCAGAAAATTCCATGACACAACCAGTACCACCAGCTGTACCAATTTCCCCAATAAtgtgaagaattaaatcttttgaGGTAACGCCATGATTCAATTTACCAGTAATCTTAATCAACATGTTTTTGGATCTGGCTTGGATAATGGTTTGAGTAGCCATGACGTGTTCCACTTCAGAGGTACCAATACCAAAAGCCAAAGAACCAAATGCACCATGAGTAGAGGTGTGAGAGTCACCACAGACAACGGTGGTACCTGGTAGGGTAAAACCTTGTTCAGGACCAATGGTGTGAACGATACCTTGTCTTGGATCAGTCATACCAAAATATGGGACACCGAAACTCTTCACattcttttccaaagttTTCACTTGTAGTCTGGAGTCAGTTTGTTTGATGAAAGAGTCAATATCTGTGAAATTCTTTCTTGATTCAGTTGGAATATTATGGTCACAGGTTGCTAAAGTACAGTCAATTCTTCTAACTTTTCTGTCAGCGTTTTGCAAACCCTCAAAGGCTTGTGGAGATGTGACTTCGTGGACTAAATGTCTATCGATGTATAATAAATAAGAGCCGTTTTCGTCCTTATGAACGACATGGGCGTCAAAGACTTTGTCATATAAGGTTCTGGGACCTGTAGATTCTGTGAAGGTCATAATACAAATGCTTAAATGCTATCAGAGTGTATACATTATTCGAAAGGGAGGttacaaataaaaaaagaGCAAGGGTAAAACTTCGAGAAACGTACCATTGAACCCATCCTTTAAATACTTATCCATGAACAATAGTAATATTCATGGATGCTTGAAAGATTTCCTTGAAGAACAGTCATTGCCGGTTTCGCCGGTAACGGAAAAATGTCATTAACAGATTTCCGGCCCGCAATGTCTGTGATTAGATAAGCGTAAGCAGATGAAGCGGGCCGTTAGTTGAAAGAGGATCGACCTATAGTTTAGCTAATTGACCCTATATGAGGGTTGCTCTTTCAGTGAGTCACTTTAGGCAGACTCTTTCTTGAAGCCTTAGCAAGaataagattgaagaaattcatGGCAACAACTTAAATCATGAACGAGTGAACACATGTTAAAAATATCTAtctaaattaaattatgtaaaaacaaaaaatgcAGTAATTTTTAGTGTTGGGTTTCCATTGTGGCAATGATCTAAAACCCTGGAAGAGCATTACATTCGAGCCACCAATTCAATATAACATTACCGGCGGCTCTATTTCCTCTTGTGATAAAAAGCTTGTTTATGAATCTCTCATGAACGACAGGTTGATCTGAAAGCTGAGGTAAGACATTAATCAACCATGGTTTCGTTTCCATAGGGAACTTGGCTACTAATGCTCTTAAAACGTCAGTATACGAATTCAAATCAGATCTTTGGGTGTGATACAGACCATACATAATATGGTAAACCAAATCTTGCCCTATCGCGCCAATTTGAGATCTTGTTATTTCTAAGTCTTCTTTTGTATATCTTTTGTTATTGAGCACCTTTGTCCAAAACTTATTAACAGCTATAATGGTGAATTTTTCCTTAGAAAGCAgcaatttgataaattcagGGAAAATGAAGGAGTTCCAATGATTAGAATGAACCAGTATGGAGGGATTGGTATCGAGAATGGTATTTACAAAGTTGATAGTCATTTGTAATAAATCAGGATCAGGAAAAATGAACTGACTATAATATACcaaaataatcttttcaaataagaAGTCAAACTCCTGGCTAGTCAAAGTTTGTTTAAAATGTATAACAAGTTTCTCTAACAAGTAAACAAAATATGGTAGTGATGTTGAAAGTTCACAATTACCAACATGTCTTAGTATAAATTCGATAATCTCTTGCATAGAATATCTTAAAAAATGTGGTTCATCATCGGGTAATGTTAACATCTTACCCAAAATCAAACAACTTACTTCGATAAAATCAGATTTACGGCTAAACGTTGGCACAGATAAAACTTTCtcaattaataaaagaattttaTTACGAACTTGTAATGGATCGTTTTTCCAAAACTGCTGAAATTCGGCTAATCGAGGCAATACCTTTGAGTCTGCCAATTCATCAGGATCAAGAAGGGCCGAACCTAATTCTGAGAGACATTCCAATAAACAATGAATATAAGTATGCTGTTGATCAGGTGTTTGTCCCACCTTCAGTGTGATATTCTGTTCAATGAAATTACtaattaaatcaattacCTGAATAATGTATTTTGCTTGCTGTTCAGGGCCACCATCAGTTTGTGACTGGATAATGTATCCTATTGACCTTACCAGATTTGATCTTGTGAATGTGGACACATGAGCATCTGGACTCATAATGGATGTTAAAACGGTGAAAAAATAGCCCAAAAATGATGACAGTTGTTGACGACATGTCTCACAAAGCATTGTAATTGTTCTGACAATCACAGTTTCTAATTTTTGATTACTTGCTGTTGCTTCTAGTGAGTTTACAGGTGCGGTACATGATTCTAAGCCCTGGAATAAGGTTTCAAGCGACGGTCCTAGTTGTTGAGAATCTTCATTAAAGTATCCCGAACATTTCCCTAGTAGATGACAGCTTGTTCGAGCAAGATCTAAACGCAACGAAAGTGCAACcatatcttcattttctgatAATTTCTGGACACCAGTTTTCAGAAGTAATAGGATATTCCCGATAGTAAAAGCATTCTCCTTTATGACGTTACAAATCCATTTACTTAAGGTATCACCAGAACCCTCCAATAAAACATTCAGTAAGAAAGACATAGattcaatttggaaaagattcATCATATCCTTGCTTGAAGACGCATCATTTCCTCCAATCCCAGctatcaaaatattcgtTAAATGTTCATGACCTAGAATCATCCACAATGTTTGAGCAAGATCTG harbors:
- the LEU1 gene encoding 3-isopropylmalate dehydratase LEU1 (ancestral locus Anc_4.107): MTFTESTGPRTLYDKVFDAHVVHKDENGSYLLYIDRHLVHEVTSPQAFEGLQNADRKVRRIDCTLATCDHNIPTESRKNFTDIDSFIKQTDSRLQVKTLEKNVKSFGVPYFGMTDPRQGIVHTIGPEQGFTLPGTTVVCGDSHTSTHGAFGSLAFGIGTSEVEHVMATQTIIQARSKNMLIKITGKLNHGVTSKDLILHIIGEIGTAGGTGCVMEFSGDAIEALSMEARMSMCNMAIEAGARAGMIKPDEKTFEYVKGRPLAPKGKEFEKALKYWRTLNTDEGAQFDHIVTIKAEDVIPTITWGTSPQDALPISGSVPDPAKETDPIKKSGMERALQYMGLEPNTPLKSIKIDKVFIGSCTNARIEDLRNAAAVVKGHKLADNILQAMVVPGSGLVKLQAEKEGLDQIFLESGFEWREAGCSMCLGMNPDILQPGERCASTSNRNFEGRQGALARTHLMSPAMAAAAGIHGHFIDIRDHEYKDNDIPAVAVSSESEGEDTLEKAAYEHDEPTQPSDSSDEVAEDELKDIPVTHAVAKLSVSDVKKSKAPAASGMQPFLKLDGLAAPLDKANVDTDAIIPKQFLKTIKRTGLKNGLFYELRFEKDANGKDKETDFVLNVNPWRKAEVLVVTGDNFGCGSSREHAPWALKDFGIKSIIAPSFGDIFYNNSFKNGLLPIRIDQDVILEKFYPIAKAGGNLVIDLPSQTISDSNGNVLVEHFEIETFRKHCLVNGLDDIGITLQKEEFISKYEAKRRDIYSFLEGGSKLLRFDNIPKKAVGTTTFDIVHEKW
- the KAP122 gene encoding Kap122p (ancestral locus Anc_4.105) — its product is MNSVVDVVKLIEELYSPNPSHNVNEIQQTLQAIQKSNDGFQLANELLEGGDYSPNVKYFGALTLTVQINVNVHSYEDLWRLFRANLIHLTKYCNNYVSNPQQYTPLMITIKKLMSNLSLIFNNINESTFQEVTPTEAAPVVITNWNNPIDTVIFLLSKSNELSDLGMNPHTDEIITEAINCTIPYQQLLLFIGSNPAYNELLLIFTEIIVEDLTKLQSKKHAIAKIHTTVHTYLYVSTMALINANLTSKQNIPSDTVYNCINSWINYISMSQNVSQDGKMDLTEVFQNLLSLMQQSSEQLDNFTMAEKILVIFANVFSQDPLLMGFELREQVEALFLGISRSGNGDTAKNQWMLQYMNYLVTNEMVSELKDLAICIVDFLQINTLDVCNKLFTNISNDKFNEANSQQYIKVLLQLTNFPLVPVLQEFFSVRMIDFWLELAECYSVLSNEMLKPNAHEISTEIFQQVINIYLAKISLINKQKILQDDTEDISAVHEFEDFRSAASDLAQTLWMILGHEHLTNILIAGIGGNDASSSKDMMNLFQIESMSFLLNVLLEGSGDTLSKWICNVIKENAFTIGNILLLLKTGVQKLSENEDMVALSLRLDLARTSCHLLGKCSGYFNEDSQQLGPSLETLFQGLESCTAPVNSLEATASNQKLETVIVRTITMLCETCRQQLSSFLGYFFTVLTSIMSPDAHVSTFTRSNLVRSIGYIIQSQTDGGPEQQAKYIIQVIDLISNFIEQNITLKVGQTPDQQHTYIHCLLECLSELGSALLDPDELADSKVLPRLAEFQQFWKNDPLQVRNKILLLIEKVLSVPTFSRKSDFIEVSCLILGKMLTLPDDEPHFLRYSMQEIIEFILRHVGNCELSTSLPYFVYLLEKLVIHFKQTLTSQEFDFLFEKIILVYYSQFIFPDPDLLQMTINFVNTILDTNPSILVHSNHWNSFIFPEFIKLLLSKEKFTIIAVNKFWTKVLNNKRYTKEDLEITRSQIGAIGQDLVYHIMYGLYHTQRSDLNSYTDVLRALVAKFPMETKPWLINVLPQLSDQPVVHERFINKLFITRGNRAAGNVILNWWLECNALPGF